A window of the Salegentibacter mishustinae genome harbors these coding sequences:
- a CDS encoding DUF4293 domain-containing protein, translating into MLQRIQTIYLLIAVIASGGLIFAFSLWENAEGVAMYAQDYLMVFIAFLASALLSLVSIFMFKNRKLQFVLGRLNILLNFFLLGVFVYWSLSLPGEMDISEKGIGMFLPIISIVFLVLANKAIKKDEDLVKSVDRLR; encoded by the coding sequence ATGCTACAAAGAATCCAAACTATATATTTACTTATCGCCGTTATTGCTAGTGGCGGGCTGATCTTTGCTTTCTCTCTTTGGGAAAATGCAGAAGGAGTTGCTATGTATGCGCAAGATTATCTTATGGTTTTTATTGCATTTCTAGCTTCAGCTTTATTATCTTTGGTGAGTATTTTTATGTTCAAAAATAGAAAGCTTCAATTTGTATTGGGGCGTCTAAATATCTTATTAAACTTTTTTTTACTAGGAGTGTTTGTTTATTGGTCGCTAAGTTTACCTGGAGAAATGGATATTTCAGAGAAGGGTATTGGGATGTTTCTTCCAATCATTTCTATCGTTTTTCTTGTTTTGGCCAATAAGGCCATTAAAAAGGACGAAGATCTCGTAAAATCTGTGGACCGATTACGATAA
- the rho gene encoding transcription termination factor Rho, with protein sequence MFEISELKAKKLPELQDIAKSLNVPKFRTLKKLDLVYQILDYQAANPKKAKEALTDDTKKEESPKSEATAKTSEKPQAKKGGKIGSNKKPPRAAATAETKDSRPAKKESNSPKKEEASSKSGENKKPEQKQRDTRDDNSSKNQKNNPREHKKDTRNKNNGGRDSGNRDSRNRYREPDYEFDAIIESEGVLDIMQDNYGFLRSSDYNYLTSPDDIYVSQSQIRLFGLKTGDTVLGQIRPPKEGEKYFPLIKINKINGLDPQVVRDRVSFEHLTPLFPKEKFNIAEKQSSLSTRIMDLFSPIGKGQRGMIVSQPKTGKTMLLKDIANAIAANHPEVYQIVLLIDERPEEVTDMQRNVRGEVVASTFDKEAHEHVRVANIVLEKAKRLVECGHDVVILLDSITRLARAYNTVQPASGKVLSGGVDANALHKPKRFFGAARNIENGGSLSIIATALTDTGSKMDEVIFEEFKGTGNMELQLDRKIANRRIFPAIDLTSSSTRRDDLLLDENTIQRMWVLRKYLADMNPIEAMEFINDRIKQTKNNEEFLISMNG encoded by the coding sequence ATGTTTGAAATTTCAGAATTAAAAGCTAAAAAGCTTCCTGAGTTGCAGGATATCGCTAAATCTTTAAATGTCCCAAAATTCAGGACCTTAAAAAAATTAGATCTGGTATATCAAATCCTGGACTATCAGGCTGCCAACCCCAAAAAGGCAAAAGAAGCACTTACAGACGACACAAAAAAGGAGGAGTCTCCAAAAAGTGAGGCGACTGCTAAAACTTCAGAAAAACCACAGGCTAAAAAAGGTGGGAAAATAGGAAGTAACAAAAAACCACCAAGGGCTGCTGCAACGGCGGAGACCAAAGATTCGCGCCCGGCAAAAAAGGAAAGTAATTCTCCTAAAAAAGAAGAAGCATCTTCAAAGTCAGGGGAAAATAAAAAGCCGGAGCAAAAGCAAAGGGACACAAGAGATGATAATTCTTCTAAAAATCAGAAGAACAATCCTCGTGAGCACAAAAAAGATACGCGCAATAAAAATAACGGAGGCCGCGATAGCGGAAACCGTGATAGCCGCAATCGCTACCGCGAACCAGATTACGAGTTTGATGCGATTATTGAAAGTGAAGGTGTACTGGACATTATGCAGGACAACTACGGTTTCCTAAGATCTTCAGATTACAATTACCTTACTTCTCCAGATGATATTTATGTTTCCCAGTCGCAAATTCGTTTATTCGGTTTAAAAACCGGAGACACCGTATTAGGGCAAATAAGACCACCAAAAGAAGGTGAGAAATATTTCCCATTAATCAAGATCAATAAAATTAACGGATTAGACCCACAGGTAGTGAGAGACCGTGTTTCTTTTGAGCACTTAACTCCACTTTTCCCAAAGGAAAAATTCAATATAGCCGAAAAACAAAGCAGTTTATCTACCCGTATCATGGATCTCTTTTCCCCTATTGGAAAAGGCCAGCGTGGTATGATTGTTTCCCAGCCTAAAACTGGTAAAACAATGTTGCTTAAAGATATTGCCAACGCAATTGCAGCAAACCATCCCGAGGTTTATCAAATAGTTCTCCTTATTGATGAACGTCCTGAAGAGGTTACCGATATGCAACGTAATGTACGCGGGGAAGTAGTAGCTTCTACTTTTGATAAAGAAGCACACGAACACGTACGAGTTGCGAATATCGTTTTAGAAAAAGCAAAGCGTTTGGTAGAATGTGGTCACGATGTTGTGATTCTTTTAGATTCTATTACTCGTTTGGCTCGTGCATACAACACCGTACAACCTGCAAGTGGTAAAGTATTAAGTGGTGGTGTAGACGCTAATGCACTACACAAACCAAAACGTTTCTTTGGTGCCGCCCGTAATATTGAGAACGGAGGTTCTTTATCAATAATCGCTACCGCCCTTACCGATACCGGCTCTAAAATGGACGAAGTGATCTTTGAAGAATTTAAGGGGACAGGAAATATGGAACTGCAATTGGATAGAAAAATTGCAAACCGTAGAATTTTCCCTGCGATTGATCTTACTTCTTCAAGTACACGTCGTGACGACTTATTACTTGATGAAAACACGATACAAAGAATGTGGGTGTTGCGTAAATATCTTGCCGATATGAATCCTATAGAAGCTATGGAATTTATTAACGACAGGATTAAACAAACCAAAAATAATGAAGAGTTTTTAATCTCTATGAACGGGTAA
- a CDS encoding metallophosphoesterase family protein has product MKKILLLSDTHSHIDDRILHYAAEADEIWHAGDIGITDITDELKKVKPLRAVYGNIDDAEIRKEFPLHQRFNCEGVDVWITHIGGYPGKYSPAIREEIKRNPPKLFISGHSHILKVMNDKSLGLLHMNPGAAGKQGFHKKRTMLRFKIDAGEIKDLEVIELKSK; this is encoded by the coding sequence TTGAAAAAAATATTGCTGTTAAGCGACACCCACAGTCATATTGACGATAGAATTCTACATTACGCCGCCGAAGCCGATGAAATATGGCACGCCGGCGATATTGGCATAACCGATATTACCGATGAATTAAAAAAAGTAAAACCCTTAAGGGCCGTTTATGGCAATATAGATGATGCAGAAATAAGAAAGGAATTCCCACTTCACCAACGCTTTAATTGTGAAGGCGTGGATGTTTGGATTACCCATATTGGCGGTTACCCGGGCAAATATTCGCCCGCGATTAGGGAAGAAATTAAAAGAAATCCGCCAAAACTATTTATTAGCGGTCATTCTCACATTTTAAAAGTAATGAACGATAAAAGCCTGGGATTACTTCATATGAATCCGGGCGCAGCAGGAAAGCAGGGATTTCATAAGAAACGTACGATGCTTAGATTTAAAATTGATGCTGGAGAAATTAAAGATTTAGAGGTCATAGAATTGAAAAGTAAGTAG